The Topomyia yanbarensis strain Yona2022 chromosome 3, ASM3024719v1, whole genome shotgun sequence nucleotide sequence TCGATTTCATTAATTGTCATTAGCTTAAGCAGAGCCTCTTTTCTtacgggacatcacgcagggctagaggtttgctcagaaagacaaatcgtgttttcgttttttggagttAGGATCATtccagcgctagcttagtcctgtcactaagttagtgtcggattctgaagagacgatgtcgaaacgcaaattccacaaTTAACTCCGCACAAACTTTTCCGTGGTATAACGGTTGCTTACATCATTTGGACTTCGAGATCTGCCCTGAGTGTGTAACCAATGTTTTCTGACTAAATGTTATACCCTGGACTTATTACTGCACGAACACCTTTGCGAAGACCTGTAAAGTTCCTCCAAGTACactaaagcttatttttacacAGAGGATAGGCACCGTGTAAAAAGCGTGTTAGTTGCGGAATCGATATAAAAACGTGTTAATAGTGAAAACTGTGCGAAAATCCTGTTTAAATCTACCTATTGGTCCAATTGTACCTTACATAttaatttatccaaactatgattcaatggctggttatgttctatataattttggaaatgtccattacattcttattgtACTTGGTACGTATATACAAACGGGCGACTGCCACGAACTTAATGAGaaacatgtcgacgctgacatacttgaaataaaaaattataaatataattagcttaattagcattagttcaatgttgtctgcATGTGTATTGTGGAATGCAGGATAATGGGATTCTAATCGAATCGTCGCATAACCTTCATTTATATGAGAAATGTACATTAGACAACAAGTTTCAGGGCGACATTACCGGAAACTCACTTTCTTCTTGTATCTAAACCGTGCACTcgaaattaaacatcagactcGCAATCCGCCTGAACATTGCAGAAACCACATGAGTATGCAAATGGTCACAAGATTATACAATCGAAGTTATACGGCCGGAAGTTTAGcttcggtcctagcagcctagactaatgccttcagttgaaccaatcaaaaaaatgacgcgcatattcactagacaacacgttccatagtGACATGACCAGTAACTCCAGTGATATGGGTAAACTGACTTATTTCtagcatctgtaccatacactaaaaattaagcatcagattcaaggtccgcgcgcgatcattcaagaatacacgtgaatatgcAAATGGCCACATGATTATCAAATCGAgttcatacacgcgaagtcacatacacgcgacaaacacgttaacacacaaatgcttgagcacttcgcgaccatccacgcaacctacacccgcgatctcgcaaacatgataacatccccgtgataaggtgaacgtttcaACGCTCGCGGTTTTAAgtgcaaaactaaaaaatcccgcgctcgcacgatcatgaatcgatgaCTTCCGGTAGTCTCTATCCTTGGTACCAGCAGTCCAAGTCcttgccttcaattggaccaatcaaaaaaagaaatctcatatccactagacaacacgttcaatggcgacatgaccgggaactctagtgatatggggtaactcactctctctctctatctctctctctctttctgtcagaatgtgaattgtacaccgaaaactaaatatcaaaaTGACGATCCGCGTGACCTTCCAAAaacgcacgcgaatatgtgaatggccacaggGTTACAAAATACACTTTTGTACATGCGAAGTTAcatgcacgcgagcacacgcgacaaacacgttaacataccaaCGCTTAAGCCATTCGCGATCAAAAACGCACAACAACGCCCGCGATCAcccaaacttaataacaccccggtataTCCCTCTCGggagtcgcgctagtgcactgaatgcacgaaatatgcaaaaaattgcTATATCTGGGGACtacagaagaatattttaagagcttcggtcccgattttatcaatgtccccattttatcagcctaaaattcaccaaggggctaataaaaacgggtcttcagtGTATAACCTCAAACTCTACCAGCAGTCGAAAATCTTCCAAAACAAGTTCCTATAAATAATAAAGTTGCAACCAGAGATGGGTGCAAGGTCAACATCAAGAAAAAGCTTTTAACCCTTAAAGTGTTCCTCTTGGACACAGTTCCActaaaataaattgatataacGCGTATCGAAGAATGACACAGTTCATCCGCTATCAGCGCATAGTTCTTGTACCAATAATGTGCACTAACCATTCCAGAAAATATAGAAGCTTTGACAAAGAGAATGTGTAGTTCACTTAATAtcttgtaattttctaaatatCGGAGCTTTTCATTGCTCGGGACCTAGATCTAGAAGTATctagtagagatggtcgggttcgggtttttagacccgaaacccggacccgacccgaacccgacgggtttcgggtaaggttcgggttctataaattgaagcttttcgggttcgggtcgggttccgggttttcaaaattgaaattctcgggctcgggtcgggttcgggtttttcaaattagaaaatttcggggtcgggtcgggttcgggtttttaacaaaacaacccaaccatttcttgacgctgtctATACACAAAACCCAGCCTCTttttatacttcgtgatacgaatggaagacacatataaccgtatcAAATGGTAGCACCTTTCAATCGCTAGAAtttgtcgtattttctggtgcccaaatatattattttttcattcttgtttaaaattctgtctcttcagattcgcaaactgactgaattattttatgttttaaaagaacattcatgagagagcattcaacaatacgtgtttcacatctaaaatttctttgcgatttatttttcatgataattagtaataaatcaagacaacaggaatttatcggaaaatattggttcaactttctgttttaaaatattaatttcgacAAGAACCTTAAAACCGATacgattttacacaagtttttcgCTTACTATGTGACGATGTTTTTCTTTTTAAACAAGATATAATAATGTTTTCGGAATTATGTAAACATGACAAAcattaacgtaaacggttttgtggggtacatttgtaccccaaagaAACTTTAAGCGGgtactgttaagttggtcaaatgaaacaaataggttgtacctgctttaGTGTAAGTTTAGTaacaatcaaattgatttatgataaagattgcttgcagttaaaataaactgtaaccatTGACTAAAAAGGGCGTTGTAGCCCGGGGACGATTTCgcaattcccatatattgaaatcacaaatttggtggtactgctGTGGCCAATTACCATagctaatttaatacatgtgataaatcatacaaaactgccttgcaggaatggtttttgaTACAAACTTAGAacttttggttaagtacgacgggcaaggttgtttgaaactgttACCATTAAGTTgtttgtttccccatgagttagcgaccgatttattctactttccggttaagatatcgacgatttgtaagtttctcataacattacagattcgacgttcaataatagcaatttttttctttttgaaatAATAGCAAATAAAAATTGGGATTGTATTGGCCagtgattcgttttgccataggcagATTTAACTCAAcacgtatggtgctacttcagcttcgagtgattctactattctaagATTACCCTAGGGtgtctaaaattaaaaatcttcgagatctttggtggattctccatattagcaagttaggttcggatcgggtttctcaaattaaaaattttcgggtcgggtcgggttcgggttttcaaattttcaaattctcggggtcgggtcgggtttgggttttacaaaattttcattctcgggtacgggtcgggtccgggttttctaattttgaaaatttcgggCTGGGGTCGGgtgcgggtttttcaaattttataatttcgggctcgggtcgggttcgggtttttcaattttcaagctctcgggttcgggtcgggttcgggttcaaaaaaattgaaacccgaccatctctagtatcTAAAGCTTTAAAATCATGTTTTTGACACGCTTGTTTATACATGTCAAATGTAGTTATAAAAATCATCTTGACTATAAATATCTTGGTTATAGGTCCGTTACCCGAAACGTACAAAGTACTTTAATACTCGCAGCAAACCTATACAAAAAATGTCGTTTTATGCCGTTTTGCAGTTAGATTCGAAAGGGCGTTTATTCGAGTAGTCAATCGTCAAGTACAGATGTTATCAATAGAAAACAGAATTCTCCTTTATCAATAGAAACAAAGTTTTATCCTTGCCCAACGGATGTGTTCGGTAATAGACGATTCGGCTGGAATTTTCTCTCGCAGTGAACTATTAAAATGTTGCTTAGCCATAAAACGTAACAATTTCCACCCAAGTGAACCACCCTTTTTAAACAATTGAAAAATGTGCTCCAAACCTTAACCATTCAAGGCTAAAATTTGAAACCATAACACAAATTCGTGTTCAATTTAATGATGTACACCAAGCCACTCCACTCTTGGCGCCAGCCATGCAGAGAAACTGTCGGAGGCGTTAATATTGCAACGTCAAGGAGCATCATTTCGGTTAGTGGGCGATCGAGCGCTCTCGGAAGTTGCTCCAACCGAGTGTTCATCAACCGAATACATATGACGTTAAGTGAAAAGAAAGAAATGCACACGAAACGTGTTTATTTTACCCACTGCCCGAGTGCTGTCGAATGATCTAACCACCATATGTCGATCCGTTCAGGTCTATAAACGATATGCATTGTGAGCACCAACTTCTACGTTACCACCTAACTTGGTCGATACCTAAATGCGGAGTTTCTCTTGGAAAATTTTACTTGTTTAAATTTGCTTGTAAATTTACACAAAAGTAATTTGCATTCTCTCTTTGCTTGCAGAACAATCGTGGCCATCCGCATGACGACGTTCTCGGCGTGGTGACTCATCTAGAACATATGGCTACTTTACTGTTAGTGGAACTACATCACTGTAATAAGGTGAGCCTACCAGGAGCACCAGTTCCATCAGCACCTTGCCTAGAACACCTACTGAGCGAGAATCTACTCGATAAATTGTACGAATGGGGTATCAAAACAGGAAGGtttgtattgttttttttaattatgatATGTGCCATAGCTAAAATTAATGACATCAATTGATTCGTTCCCCAGATACGCTAATGCAGTGCGCCTTGAACAACTTAAGTTCTACGAGCCATTAGTCAGTCACAGTCGCCACCAGCTACTGGTTCACGAACCATTTTTGAGGCCGTTACTCAAATTACTGGCATCAAGTCAAAACGAAATCTACCCTCCGGATGTTGCGAAGCGGTTGGTTATCTTACTCAATCAACTCTGCGTAGTTCTTATGCAAAATGTGCACCTGTTGGATCTGTTCTTCTTTTCGAATGCCCAACAAAACGGCACCGGAGGACACACGAAGTAAGttcaagttttttttgaaagaatttcTCCAAATTCATGCCCTATCATCCACAGCTTCATTATCTTCTCCCTGCTGATACCGTACGTACACCGGGATGGCTCCCTGGGACATCAAGCCCGCGATGCGCTGTTGCTGTGCATGGCATTGTCGCAGAAGAATTCCAACGTGGGAACCTACATTGCTACCTACTCGTCGATCTGCCCGGTTCTGGTAACCGGTCTGGGAGGACTGTATTCTCGTTTGCCAAATCAGATCGATATCAAAACTATCGACTGGTACCGGATAACAACGGACGATGTGACCGAAATGCCCGGGCTTACCCTGTTCATGAATTCGTTGGAGTTCTGCAACGCTGTAGTGCAGGTCGCACACAGCATGATTCGTCAGCAGCTGTTGGATTTCCTGTATCAGGGCTTCCTGGTGCCGGTGCTTGGACCCGCCATTCTACAGGTGAAGATAAGTTTGTTCTGTAAACGTTGAtctgtttttttctgtttgtcGTATTAGTGTTTGTGGGCAATTTGTGTCCTAGGTTACTCATTGCTCGTTACATTGTTGACTGAAACTAAATCTTATCTGCATTATGTAAGCTTCATAAAATTCCAACATCCATAACATCTTTAACACGTACGTTGATGGTCATTAGAATGTTTCCCGGTTACTTTTGGTCATTCTGGATGCTATTCTGAAGGGTTTTGGTGATCCCATTTAAACTCGTTGTTTACAGCGACGTCTGCTATCTATGGTCAAAGCATTGGCTTGAATGATGTGGTGTAATATTACGATATGATGTTTCATATTTTCCTTTTTCGAACAAAGCGAAGCAAAGATATTCATAGAAATTTGTGCGAAATCCATCAATTGTAGGCCAAGTAATTCGAGCATAAATTGACCAAAGATGCTACATGAGCGATGCTTAAAATCTGTCAACATTTAGGCGAATTTCTGTTATTAAGAAAATTGTAAGCCTAACAAGGAGATTGACTTTCAATTAATTAACTACGTtttacatttggtttggaaacgCATCAAAACTTCAGGTTTTCAGAAATTTGCTTATATTCTTTATaaataagctgaccaactctgacgaaaaaattcgtACACCATACTCCAACGAAGCGTAATCGTTCGCACAGTATACGGATTTtttgtcagagttggtcagcttgtTTATAGATCAAGTCAATTCGACCCTTTGGTCAATTTGTAATCATTTTAGAAATGTCTAAACGATTCTACCACATTCGCCCGAAAACCATCTACCCGTATGACATTTGCCTGAATGTCACATAAACCAGAATGTCATTCACCCGAATGCCACGAACACCCGAAAGACATTTGCCTGAATGCAACATAAACCCGAATGCCATTCGCCCGAATTCCATATACCCGAATAACATCGAAAtgtcaatcgaaaaaaattaatttattaatgcTATGAAGAAATTAACACTAAAGCTATACCAGTCAAACAGTTAATACAATCACCTGGTTTGTATGATTTAACTAGGGTTTTCAATTGTCGCTTGTAGTGTAAAACATCCGTCCTagggttttttctcttcaagctgCAACTGCTTCAACACACCATAGAATGTAGGATTTCCACGGCTTAACAAACCGTTCCGTTTATTGTGCCAGCCTTCCACATTATTGGTGGAATCTTGTTCgatacattttcgaaaactggCCAAAAAGCGGGGAGAAAAAGCAGTCATCAAGAAACTTTTTGGTTAGCTTCCTTCCTACCGAAAATACAATTTTTGCTAATGTAATCCAAAAAATCGTCGAGAACCTTCGGACAACCTTTCTTCAATTCTTCGGGTGCCTAATATAATCTTAATATATATTTACCTCGATTGATGATGTTTCCCAaagatttcttattattttgtccGGTTTATTACGATTTGACAACTGCGCCCTATATGCATCAGTTTGCACCTGAAGAGCATTTGTGGCGTTGGCAACGGAACCTCAGCGGCGTCGGACAGTATACTTAAAAGCGATGTGGGTTAGTGTTGGTTAGTGTTCAGTTGACTTGGTTAGTGTTCAGtagactaatgtggctacgccacattgCTTTCTTGTGccctgtccgacttcgctgccgctctgtcggctttaaactagctatgataaaaaaatattatacacgaactttaacccatatagtccaacgatttcacatattgtttggataataccctgaacaggtcgttaggctcttgaatgATAAGATGTTTATTGGGGAtggcccctatgtttgagtaaaccgggcaaacgagaggatcacaggtttgcttataGCTCCGGCGACAGGTGGATCaacgcctcgtccaacggaaccTCAGCGGCATTGCGTCGCTTCGGATCCTTgacctcggatatgcggccaactcgcatcacactagctccgctgcataagctcacttgttattgttcagtttatcaaactttgtttaaaaatttcacatttctgCTGTCGTATTCGGtttatttaggttaaaataCACCCTTTTGGCAAAAAACCACATTGAAATCGAACCTCTATCACTAAAGtctctaaactagacaattaccatgaatgtggtattcgggttaatgacattcgggcgAGTGGTCCTTTCGGGTTTatggcattcgggtaaatggtccattcgggttaatgacattcgggtaaatgatccattctggtaaatggttttcggacgaacgtcattcgggtaaatgactttcgggcgaatgtcattcGGACGAATGTGATAGAACCGTCTAAACAACGCCCACCATAGCTTCATTGTTGAAGCACAACGAAACTCACAAAAGATGTTTATTAAGTGCTTAAATAGTTTCTAGTAACTAATTAGCATATCTTCCTCCAATAGCTCTTAATATTCACGGTTTTGGTTTATTGTACATTCAAAATATGCTATTTATGTAATTAGAAGTAACCCACCAGTATTGTTATTTAGAATCACATATCACAAAAACAGGCATAGCGAATTGTTCAACAGTTTGCCATATcctgaaaaaaaaaccaaatcgCCAGTTTCGGTGACGGATAGTAGCATCGCACAACCTTCTGTTTCATTTCTATAATATTGCTCGTCAAGTAATGTACCACCGGGAGCCGGTATCGTGAAACTGGATCTGTTTCTGACTCGCCTAGACCTACAAATACTAATATTAACATTATTATAATTTTCTTTTTCCTCCACCTAAATCCTATCCATATACATTTCTCCGGTATTTAAAACCGTTCCTTTAAAACTCCCTGCTCCTCAAACAATTAACAaaccttgaaaaaaaaacaaaacctcCCAATGACCGGTGCATAGACATTTAAAGGTAGAAGTCAATTGCAGACTAACGTCGAGTCGCAGGTTTCGGCAATGGCCTATCTGGATTTGATCATCCGCTCTGTTACCGAGCCGGGCTTGATTCAGATAATCGTGAAATTTTTACTGGATACGGAAAAGTTCGACGGACAGCGAATACTGGATGTCCTGGTGGATCGACTTAATAGTACAGATTCGAGGGTAAGAAGAATTTTATTTTCAGATGACCGAAATATAAGCGATATATTTCTTTATCTCTTTCCAGCTTTGTATGGTTGCATTGTCCCTGTTCGACACCCTACTCAGTCTCAACTGCGAGGACATCATGCTGGAACTTGTTCTAAAATATCTACTCAACTGTCAGCATGTACCAATATCACATCGTTACAAGGTAAATCGCATGGACCCTTACGGCCAGTCTGTGGAGCACTTTCTGAACATCACACCcgaaattatgaaaaaagttaACAACGTGTTAAgtataaacaataataatacaATGACATCATTCGGAGCCAGCGGCCAGAACAATGGGAGGAATATTAGCAAAACCATTGGCGCCAATTGGAACCACTACGGGCTGAATACGGGCGAAACGTTGCTCGCTAGCTACCAGGCTTACCTGCTGGAGGCTCGTAGTCGAATTGGACAATGCAAGCATGCCTGTGATCAGTGGAATAATGTGTATCGTTACCAAAAATTGAGCAAACAATCATTAAACGGCACCAGCAATAGTCAAAACGGTAATAGCGGTAGTAATAGTCTTAATCCAACCAGTACCAGCGGAACGACGGATGACGTTCGAACATATAAAGTACAAATGATCAAAAACTTTCTGGAAGAGTTTGTCACAGGTCCGGATAGTGGACTGGAAACGGGCGAATCGGATCGCTCTAATCAATGCCAATCGCCAACGATTTTCGGTACGACAGGGCTTCATCCGGGAGTCACTCAGTTGACGGCTACTACGAAACAGTTGGACAGTCTGCAATCTTTGGGCGACAGCAGTGGGTACGAGAGTTTGAACATCACAAATTTGTGCACCGGAAGCGATGACGGTCGACGGAACGAATCGTGGAAGATTTCCAGCGTGAGGGAGGAAACCATAGTCGATCTTGATTTGTCCGAGGACCTGTTTGCCCAGGGGACCGTTAGTTTGGGTGAGTACTGCATTTTACTTATTAGGTCGTgacaattaagttttttttagaGAGTGGTTTCGAAAGAAACGTCGAAAGTTACTttaccactgcgaccactattcagttttttcggcatttaattagcaagggactggaaggtgaagtatatttttcaatatttagagccatagtactcaagggagagcaaggtgttgaaaggagaaagtttagaaaagcgtggaaggatcatatatgcaagcttagagctcacc carries:
- the LOC131692600 gene encoding FHIP family protein AAEL005291-like, with translation MSWLRSSPLRQSFTKSVGNAGSGSGRSGSSTNGTMRAFDASECDPKACYDSFCIHWQQAYEIIQRSENNRGHPHDDVLGVVTHLEHMATLLLVELHHCNKVSLPGAPVPSAPCLEHLLSENLLDKLYEWGIKTGRYANAVRLEQLKFYEPLVSHSRHQLLVHEPFLRPLLKLLASSQNEIYPPDVAKRLVILLNQLCVVLMQNVHLLDLFFFSNAQQNGTGGHTNFIIFSLLIPYVHRDGSLGHQARDALLLCMALSQKNSNVGTYIATYSSICPVLVTGLGGLYSRLPNQIDIKTIDWYRITTDDVTEMPGLTLFMNSLEFCNAVVQVAHSMIRQQLLDFLYQGFLVPVLGPAILQTFKGRSQLQTNVESQVSAMAYLDLIIRSVTEPGLIQIIVKFLLDTEKFDGQRILDVLVDRLNSTDSRLCMVALSLFDTLLSLNCEDIMLELVLKYLLNCQHVPISHRYKVNRMDPYGQSVEHFLNITPEIMKKVNNVLSINNNNTMTSFGASGQNNGRNISKTIGANWNHYGLNTGETLLASYQAYLLEARSRIGQCKHACDQWNNVYRYQKLSKQSLNGTSNSQNGNSGSNSLNPTSTSGTTDDVRTYKVQMIKNFLEEFVTGPDSGLETGESDRSNQCQSPTIFGTTGLHPGVTQLTATTKQLDSLQSLGDSSGYESLNITNLCTGSDDGRRNESWKISSVREETIVDLDLSEDLFAQGTVSLGPFLTAIWGKLQTFTSNCLYVNLHLTGLISHLAWFPLPLLHSILLRPDIPTTSDTPSFHQVLKILKQQIDAELPDCDESLEIVDVARSFLVDREFQLINMRKNAIESNTGSKLQLSGGISSIPMTSGMSQTTPMQLTPSSSYDPFKRNDAKRKSISNSFSGFFRRPGSSASSGIAQVFQFFTGGSSSGNATTGHSSSTTINPQQSTGSSTSSSPAVVGGRRDSREAETQFVDHPAMANIAGSLSSPNPGSGHSSLEYSSININGSVIGVGSERQRDLAVSAVILDEWFKELAAITQEQCIVMLSEQVERQRSIRTS